One Gossypium arboreum isolate Shixiya-1 chromosome 13, ASM2569848v2, whole genome shotgun sequence genomic window, AAATGGAATAAATTAGGAATGTATTAATTATGTGTAGaaatagaatataaaaataatagatatTATGTTGTTTGGTTGATTGAATAGAATAAACAAGTAATAGTATTAAGTTGGCTAGATTGATAATGATACTAAGGAAGAGAAAAGTAATAAGTGTTCAATGATATTATCAtccttaaattaaataataatatttttattattctattattattaaaattgatataattcATAAAAATGATATATGtagaaaatttaaatattataatttagtaatatatattataaatatacttaatagtataatatattattcatttcttaataaatttataaatattatgtCAAAACATACTATTTGAAAATGAATAATTTCACCTTttacattaaataataataacgtTATTTaccaataatttatttaattttcaaaataaatctaaaaatcatatttaaaaatttagaaatattattaaaatcctacttataaaagtataaaatttttattttaatattacttttatctctttcttctttttttggagttctacctggttttttttttttaatttaatttaattgaccAACTTTGATTTGTTCAGAATGTTTCCATTCTTAACTCATCATCGTTGCAACTGATCTCATTGTCACTATCAACCATCGTCAAGGCTTTATGGAATTTCATCACAGATTTCTTATAACTTCTCACTTTTTATTTTCTACTGGATTTTTCAAAAAACAAAATAACAATAAACTTTGATTACAAAAATAATCTTCAGCTTCCGTTGCATTTTTTGTGGTCTTCCATCGCTCCAAGTCTTCATTTTGGTTTTCTTAATTGTTGTGAACTCCTAAAATTTAAAGGCTTAAAATCCTTAGTGCTAATCTTAAATAGAAAAAACCGAAGAAGTTGTTTTATTGCCTCTGTAGTGAGAATGATATTGAAaaaaccaaatcaaatttaacaaaAGTTGTCTTGGTTTAACTTGAAATGAtgagggtaaaattttaaatatatatatatatatgtataaatgctatTCGCTGTTGTGCGGAACAGCCATTCTTTAGTAAGAATGAAGAATAGTAATTCGTTATTGTCGGTAATGAGATATAAATTCTAAATCGGCTGAATAAGGAatttattaaaccaatttatgGAATAATTATTCCCCTTGGAATAAACGCAGAATGGGTTCGCTATTCATGCCAGCCAACCAAATGTTCTGTAAGTTTCAAACTTTTTACAAATGAACAAGAAACTATGCTCTGAATATGCCAAAGAAAGCTCTTCTGTGATAAAAGTTTTTGCTGATCTGATATTTtaaaaagaaagatttcagaTTAATTGCTTCCAAGTCCCAATCTTATCACACTGCCTGCTTAGTGAATGATTAAACACATACATGGGATGAAAACACTAGCTTTCTTTCTCTCTCAGTTCACAAGTTTGGTTTTGCTACATTTTGGTGCAATAAAACTCAACTTGTGCAAATACCCAAAGTACATTGAAAATCAATTGATAGAACAAACTGCAAAAGAAAAAAACCACAGTCGCTCAAATGAAATGCCCAAACTCTTTTACTGAAATGAGAagagaattaaataaaaaaaagaatataACAGAAGAGTTAAAGATCAACTCTTGTAATGTTAATGAAACAAATCCTGTATGTCAACTTAATGCTTACATTCCAAAATGATTTATCtaccataaataaataaattaaaaagatttGATTATAACCGATATTATGATTATTCAAGCTGATGTATGTTTTTACTTCGTCCCATCATCTAAAGATGGAGAATATCTGATGCAGGTTGAAATCCTCCGAAGTCAGGACGTTGAAAACTAATGAATACCCGAGGTGAAGAGAAACGGGGTATCATGGGTTTTCAAAGCTTCCCAGAGACCAAGCTACTGATTCAACTCGGTTTTTGCAGTTGTGTTCCCATTCTGTTGTTGGGGCTGTGGAGGTGACTGCTTCTGCATCTGATGAGATATGTTAAGCTGGAACATCTGCTGATTAACAGAAAGCGGCTCGGAAACCATGCCTTTTGAAGGGTCGGAATCACCACCTAGCTGTTGAGTAGCGAGTTTTAATCGTTGGACCTCCGCAGTTAATGCTTCGTTTAGAGCTTTCCAAATGCAACACAAAAATGAAGGATAAGACACTCGAGCATAAAATTTCAGGCAATGCAGTTGTAGAATAATGGAGAACTTGGTACAACAAATCATCAGAGTTATCGAAAGGATGAATTAGAACAACATATATGCAAAGAACCAACTCCGCTTAGGAGAAAAGTTATCACGAAGTTCAGTAGGTTTAATGCCATGACCTATATGAGACTTCATGAGTAGCAGGTAGAGGCATATGGCTAATCAATGCAATATGATTTTTGGTGCAATTTAAGCTTCCACCATTGATCTATAATGTAGCTTCAAGACAAAACCAACGATTATGGCACAACTTTCCTAATAGtagtcttttatattttattcctaGCGTGAAATATAAAAAATACTACAGCACCTTATTTACCATCTTTGAAACATCATTTCTTCGAAGATACTAAATATGAGGATGATGGAAAGGGCAAGGAAAATCCACTTGCACCAtgaaaaaatgaaatgaaatgacgCACCATAATCAAttaaaaagtaaaatccatatgtTTCCTATACAAGATAATAATATTTATTGCAACCTTAAAAGCTCAGCATGGTTTACGAATTTTTTGTTCTCGTAGTTCTGTAAACGTAGAAGCAGCAAATTTGCAGTATTACCCAGAAAAAATGGCACACAAGATGGGAAGAACAATTAGACACTACCATACAAGGGACATTTTTCCTGAATCGGTTTCAATGCAAGGACAAAATTTTGTAGCATGTGCAGCTGTGAGCATGAAAATGCAAGCACACTAACTAAGAACACAAAACACTCATTAAAAGCATGTTAAACAAACAGCTAATAATTGCTCAACACATCCAATCGGTCAACCATAATTGCATGCTTTACAATTCAAAAGTCTTAATACTTTGTCCAAAAAAGAAAGGTACAGTTTTAAGAAAATGGAAATCGAATCATACCATCACGGAGTTGTGCTTGTTGCTCCATGGCTTGAAGACGAAACTTCAACTCATTGTTCTGATTTGTAAGCCCAACAGAATCTCTCTACATAAATTTAAAGTTGATGATGAGAAATAAGAAAACTAAAACTAGAAAATATTGCTATAACATGCCGTACTCTAAATCCTCAACCTGTAAAAGTGTTAGCTGAGCAGACAATGTGGTAGCTTCAGTCTGCAGAGTCTGAACCTTGTGTTCCAACTCTGAAATGTACCGCATCTTCCGTTCTTTGGAACGAGCAGCAGACTGACGATTGGCCAAAATCCTTCAAAAGCCAAACAAAATAAGTTTAAGTGAAAAGCTTTTGTTATCAAGCAATAGACTTGAACAATAGGATACCTCTTTGCGCGCTTTGGATCAGTCATAGCAATCTCAGCAAGCTTCTCATTTGCCATAATTTTCTTCAATTCAGCCTCGGTGAACTCACCATTTCCAAACTCCAAACTAAAGGCAGCCGAATTCCCGTCGATTGAATTCCTAGGTGAGAGTTGTCCGAGCCGATTCCCAGGTGAAGGTGGTAATTTCGGAGATTCATCACCAAAGTTCAACTTCCCTATAAAACTATCCATTGAAACACTTCTATAATGTCTACCGCTCGGAGCAATGTCTGCTCCTGCGGCCCTTTTGTTCCCTTCCCTCTTCTCGGTCGAATTCATTCCGCCACGCGAACTGTTCCCACTTTCATTCACACTGCTTTCAGCTTCGTTATCACTGCTATCAACACCATTCGTCTTCGTTCCACTTGCTCTGCTATCCAAATCTTCATGATTCTCATTACCATTATTGTTCTTACCGTCGCAAGGATTCAACGCATCCATGTTATCCAAATTCATATAAGCCGAAAACAAATCATCGACAACTTCCCCTTCTGATTTCCTCTCACCCATTCCTTCACCATTGCCATCACTGGTTTCCTTTTTCACCAACTGAGCTGGCTTACTAGAACCCCTTAAAGGAATAAGAGGCGGCGAAGATTGCATTATCGTATTAAACCCAAACGGAATATCACTACTGGAGCGCCTATGCGATTTTCGCGGCGGCAAGCTTTCCCCAAGCCGTGGAGAATTCGCCTTTGAAAAAGGCGACGGTGGCAACAAAGAATGTGAAGCAGCTGCATCCCTTTCATCCATCGACACATCGGTGGAAACTTGGTCTGAGACTGCCATGGATGAAGAATCACGAAACGGTGAAGGGCTTAACGGGGGCAATGAATCGAGTGAAAAGAAGGATGAAGGCTGAGACAAAGACCGCGAATGAGTTGGTCCCGAGTTAAAACTCTGAGAACCCATTTGCTGGTTTGAAGGGCGGGACATGGGGATCTGCGAATAAGGTGAAATGGGTGGGATCTGGTTGGGGTGTGAAGGAGGGATACCAACTCTTTTGTTAGTAGCACCATCACCAGTACCAGCAGCCACACCGCCGTTAAAGTTTTGGCCAAAATGAGAGAAATGTCTAGCAGCTCCTCTGATTTGATTAGGATTCAACTGAGGTATCTCAAGATGATTCATCGATAAAGGTTGCTTAGGGATTGAAGATGATGATGTTCCAAATGAAGATTGAATCCTTTGCATCACATCAGTGTTACCTTCTTCACCATCACCcataatttcttcttttctttcttacaaACAATGATGACACAAAAACTCAAAAAGATGAAAACTTTGGACAATTAAAAGCTTAACCCAGTTCACTCCAAAACATAAAAAACAACAACAATATGAGCAAATCAAACTCACCAGAATCTGCAAAAAAAGAAAATGTGAGATAGAGAGAATTTGACagtagaaacaaaagaaaaagggggggggggtaAAGATAAAGTGGAATCCACAGAATTTAGAACAATGAACATAAAAGTAATGTCTTAAGTACCTTGTAATTATAGGTCAAAGCAAGGGGAAAGAAATGAGCAAAAAACAAAGAAGCAAAAACAATGGCCGTCCGGCGTAATTTAGCAAAAAAACAAATGGGGCAGCCGAGGTGCAAGTTAGCAAGGTGGCAACACCACCAAAATCTCCGCCGGATTTAGCGGCAGGCGCTTTCTCTCTCTTAATTTCACAGTGgaaaaaaatgatttaaaatattagaaaattTGGGTTTGGGTTTCTCGGTCTAGAAACCTtgataaaggaaaaaaaaagaaaagaaatcttttcttgtgaattttaatttaatttgtggGGGTTTCGATGAAGGGGACACGGATTTCATGACATGCACGTAATCGACGCGtgaaattaaagaagaaaaaggagTTTCATTTGAATTTGCATTTAGGGTTTGCATTTCAATTTCATTCCGACCACTATATCCGCAGCTTATTTAGCAATCATAACACCCCGCAAAATcttattcatattttatttttccactTTTACTATGTCTTCTACATTTTTTGGTTTTAATGGAACATATTCTAATCGAATGTGATACTTCAATtttgtttattatattattaaatttacattttcacattttcatcaAATATGTTGCATCAATATATTTTGCTATTGTGAAGATCAATAGtttataaattttgtaaatgcAGGTATTATTCAGATTTTTAAAAAACTCTAAAATAATATCtaagtatttttaaattatttaattattattttataagattatatTTAGTACACTAATAATTTTAAACTCCACGAGTAATGTTAAAGTGCTGATAAGTACTCTCCaattataaagtaaaattttaaaaagaaacatatgaattttttaaaaattacctgtaaaataaaaaaatacattgcTATATTTTATTATATCCTAAAATAAATAGTATTATTTTTTTACTACACTAATGGTGCATAAGATAATAATCTTTATTCATAACTGTACATATAAATTGAAATCATCTTAAtgctaattttatattttaaaattattaaaatatttacttaCTTTTAAACAATAAATTAAAACCATAGAGATAGAGAACAGAACAGAAGTCAGAAGAACATGCAacaattatgttttaattatgaaTAAGTTGAAtaaaaaatgttaattttgtCCCACCAACTCTTATGTACTTTCTATTAAATCCAATCTTTTCATGAATgttacatttaaaaaataaactatTTTTTACATACCAGTATCTTATGGTTCATTTGTTTGTTAGTAAAATATTTTTCgaaaaatgatttctggaaaataatttatttttctgaaatgatttatttttctGGTGTTTAGATgaatcatgtaaaatattttacattgtttggTAGATTTTCGAAAATATTTTCGGAAAaattttttacatatattaataaatttatatatatatatatatattaataaatttatattttaaatttttaataaatttatactttaaattgtttttacatatattgcaatgatttatttataaataaataaatcaaattaaatatataataatactcaattattaagctagaatattaaccgtcataaattgaaaacaaccaaagtgaaataaattatttgtaattgtgttataaaaaataaaaacaaggattgaataattataaattagcttccaaaccacaattaatattagaaattaataatattatccaaatgcataattagtagtacaccacataataacaacaatattgttcaagtgcataactaatattacaccacattaaaagtatcaatatcttcaaccttgagaaaatttttgaagccaaatttttctgtgcttcttacttttaactaaaaaagCTTTGGTCTCGGATTCATGACTTACTAGATAATCAAACATGGAACACAGAAAGTTATCATCAAATTCTTCTTCCTCCATCGACATCACTTCTTCGTAAAGATGCGGTGTCTTATCCACAGTAAATTGTTCCAAAgcattagcaattttgccaagttgttcacccacaaatttaatttgttcatcaacgacactttcttgaacattttttcttttacGTTTGGATGTGCCAGATGACGATACATTTGTTCTTACCTTTTCAATCTCTTCATTGTCTCCGTCTATAAGCACTAAATCTTGGTTACCATCATCCAAATCTATGTCAGCAAATGTTCTGGCAAAACTCTTTGTTGCCTTATCTTTACCAACAACCAAAGccatttcatcataatgatcaatgcttttattcaaaaatggttcatacttcttgtgtgcctgttggatattatacacaattagaataacaagtaaaaaataattgaaatatacttaacatatatatacatatattaccatcactgctgcatcat contains:
- the LOC108463711 gene encoding bZIP transcription factor 29, translated to MGDGEEGNTDVMQRIQSSFGTSSSSIPKQPLSMNHLEIPQLNPNQIRGAARHFSHFGQNFNGGVAAGTGDGATNKRVGIPPSHPNQIPPISPYSQIPMSRPSNQQMGSQSFNSGPTHSRSLSQPSSFFSLDSLPPLSPSPFRDSSSMAVSDQVSTDVSMDERDAAASHSLLPPSPFSKANSPRLGESLPPRKSHRRSSSDIPFGFNTIMQSSPPLIPLRGSSKPAQLVKKETSDGNGEGMGERKSEGEVVDDLFSAYMNLDNMDALNPCDGKNNNGNENHEDLDSRASGTKTNGVDSSDNEAESSVNESGNSSRGGMNSTEKREGNKRAAGADIAPSGRHYRSVSMDSFIGKLNFGDESPKLPPSPGNRLGQLSPRNSIDGNSAAFSLEFGNGEFTEAELKKIMANEKLAEIAMTDPKRAKRILANRQSAARSKERKMRYISELEHKVQTLQTEATTLSAQLTLLQRDSVGLTNQNNELKFRLQAMEQQAQLRDALNEALTAEVQRLKLATQQLGGDSDPSKGMVSEPLSVNQQMFQLNISHQMQKQSPPQPQQQNGNTTAKTELNQ